Proteins co-encoded in one Myxococcus xanthus genomic window:
- a CDS encoding MBL fold metallo-hydrolase, with protein sequence MEVRFHGVRGSIAVSGSRIGGNTACVEVTSQGHRLILDAGTGIRALGEIMMREGAPQEATLFFSHLHWDHVQGFPFFTPAWLPTSELTLYGPGANGAQALQSELAAQMQPPHFPVPLSTMRSRMDFRSALHARPVEVGPFRVTPIDVPHPQGCLAYRLEADGHSFVYATDVEVRVQELAPEVGRLFEGADVLCLDAQYTPDEYEGRKGVAKKGWGHSTMMDAAGVAGLVGARRLCLFHHDPAHGDDMLEDMAEQARALFPVCEPAREGQRLVLGRAA encoded by the coding sequence ATGGAAGTCCGGTTTCATGGCGTTCGGGGGAGCATCGCGGTGTCGGGCTCGCGCATTGGTGGCAACACGGCCTGCGTGGAGGTGACCAGCCAGGGCCACCGCCTCATCCTGGATGCGGGGACGGGCATCCGCGCACTGGGCGAAATCATGATGCGCGAGGGCGCGCCCCAGGAGGCCACGCTCTTCTTCTCGCATCTGCATTGGGACCACGTGCAGGGCTTCCCCTTCTTCACGCCGGCCTGGCTGCCCACGTCCGAGCTGACGCTCTACGGTCCGGGCGCGAATGGGGCCCAGGCGCTCCAGTCCGAGTTGGCCGCGCAGATGCAGCCGCCTCATTTTCCGGTGCCGCTGAGCACCATGCGCTCGCGGATGGACTTCCGCTCGGCGTTGCATGCCCGACCCGTGGAGGTGGGCCCCTTCCGCGTCACGCCCATCGACGTGCCGCACCCGCAGGGGTGCCTGGCGTACCGCCTGGAGGCGGATGGCCACTCGTTCGTCTACGCCACGGACGTGGAGGTGCGGGTGCAGGAGCTCGCGCCGGAGGTGGGCCGCCTCTTCGAGGGCGCGGACGTCCTGTGCCTGGATGCGCAGTACACGCCGGACGAATACGAGGGCCGCAAGGGCGTGGCGAAGAAGGGCTGGGGCCACTCCACCATGATGGATGCCGCGGGCGTGGCCGGGCTGGTGGGGGCGCGCCGGCTGTGCCTGTTCCACCATGACCCGGCGCACGGCGACGACATGCTCGAGGACATGGCGGAGCAGGCCCGCGCCCTCTTCCCCGTGTGCGAGCCCGCACGCGAAGGCCAGCGGCTGGTGCTGGGCCGCGCGGCCTGA
- a CDS encoding sigma-54-dependent Fis family transcriptional regulator yields MPSGCYGAASAFVLPPLPAMPQAPSDVSQVLLPFGGLVGREVDLDAFLQTLMDRIAITLQADRGTLWLLDPARRELFSRAAHLPEVSQIRVKLGQGVAGTVAKAGHAINVPDPRGEQRFFADIDRMTGYRTTSLLAVPLRDGDGALYGVLQVLNRRGEDRFTDEDTQRLTAIASQVSTALQSTSLYQELQRAKEQPQVPVGYFFNRIIGESPQLQAIYRLVRKAAPTDATVLLRGESGSGKELFARAVHVNGPRRDQPFIKVDCAALPATLIENELFGHERGAFTGADHRVPGKFEAASGGTVFIDEIGELPLPVQGKLLRVIQDREFERVGGTQAVKVDVRIVAATHRDLARMVAEGRFREDLYYRIKVVEVVLPPLRERGAEDIERLARHFVAAVARRHRLTPPRLSAAAVERLKRYRWPGNVRELENCIESAVVLCEGEILEEHLPLPDVDRAALPPPAAAQGVNAPTAPAPLDAGLLPLAEVERRHILRVLDAVKGNRTAAARVLAIGRNTLARKLKEYGLGDEP; encoded by the coding sequence ATGCCCTCTGGATGTTATGGTGCGGCCTCCGCCTTCGTCCTGCCGCCGTTGCCCGCCATGCCCCAAGCCCCCTCGGACGTCTCCCAGGTCCTCCTCCCCTTCGGAGGACTCGTCGGCAGGGAGGTGGACCTCGACGCGTTCCTCCAGACGCTGATGGACCGCATCGCCATCACCCTGCAAGCGGACCGCGGCACGCTCTGGCTGCTGGACCCGGCCCGCCGCGAGCTGTTCAGCCGCGCCGCGCACCTGCCCGAGGTGTCCCAGATTCGCGTCAAGCTGGGCCAGGGCGTCGCCGGCACCGTCGCCAAGGCGGGGCACGCCATCAACGTGCCGGACCCGCGCGGCGAGCAGCGCTTCTTCGCGGACATCGACCGGATGACGGGCTACCGCACCACCAGCCTGCTCGCCGTGCCACTGCGCGACGGGGACGGCGCCCTCTACGGCGTGCTCCAGGTCCTCAACCGCCGCGGCGAGGACCGCTTCACCGACGAGGACACGCAGCGGCTCACCGCCATCGCCTCGCAGGTGAGCACCGCCCTCCAGAGCACCAGCCTCTATCAAGAGCTCCAGCGCGCGAAGGAGCAGCCCCAGGTACCGGTGGGCTACTTCTTCAACCGCATCATCGGCGAGTCCCCGCAGCTCCAGGCCATCTACCGACTGGTGCGCAAGGCCGCGCCCACCGATGCGACGGTGCTGCTGCGCGGCGAGAGTGGCAGCGGCAAGGAGCTGTTCGCCCGTGCCGTCCACGTGAATGGTCCCCGCAGGGACCAGCCCTTCATCAAGGTGGACTGCGCGGCGCTGCCCGCCACGCTCATCGAGAACGAGCTCTTCGGCCACGAACGCGGCGCCTTCACCGGCGCGGACCACCGCGTGCCCGGCAAGTTCGAGGCGGCCAGCGGCGGCACGGTGTTCATCGACGAGATTGGCGAGCTGCCCCTGCCGGTGCAGGGCAAGTTGCTGCGGGTCATCCAGGATCGCGAGTTCGAGCGCGTGGGAGGCACCCAGGCCGTGAAGGTGGACGTGCGCATCGTCGCGGCCACCCATCGGGACCTGGCCCGCATGGTGGCCGAGGGCCGCTTCCGCGAGGACCTCTACTACCGCATCAAGGTGGTCGAGGTGGTGCTGCCGCCGCTGCGGGAGCGCGGCGCGGAGGACATCGAGCGGCTCGCCCGCCACTTCGTCGCCGCCGTCGCCCGGAGGCACCGGCTGACGCCGCCCCGCCTCAGCGCCGCCGCGGTGGAGCGCCTCAAGCGCTACCGCTGGCCCGGAAACGTGCGGGAGCTGGAGAACTGTATCGAGAGCGCCGTGGTGCTCTGTGAAGGGGAGATTCTCGAAGAGCACCTGCCCCTGCCCGATGTGGACCGGGCCGCCCTGCCGCCTCCCGCAGCCGCTCAGGGTGTCAACGCGCCGACTGCGCCTGCGCCCCTGGATGCGGGCCTGCTGCCACTGGCGGAGGTCGAACGCCGCCACATCCTGCGCGTGCTGGACGCCGTGAAGGGCAACCGCACCGCCGCGGCCCGCGTGCTGGCGATTGGCCGCAACACGCTCGCGCGGAAACTCAAGGAGTACGGATTGGGCGACGAGCCCTGA
- the truD gene encoding tRNA pseudouridine(13) synthase TruD, with product MRIKQKPEDFSVKESYRFDEVDSGRHRVYLMDKQKLSTFDAVTRLRDAFGLKPGAISYCGLKDKQGRTEQIIAVDGADVDMQEPDLRLKYLGRTDKPLSAANITSNRFSVTVRALQPESLGPLNVAAAEVNRLGVINYFDSQRFGSLKHGQGFIAKDLIRGDFEAALHNYMAKPSELDRTEDAKIKAFWKENWGRWDARVPYEGTRKYHRVLKSLRDQPGDYLRAFMQIDADYRAMLIFTYQSFLWNEGVRRYLQLMLPREHLFPMRYQAGTLLFHRDASPEVLRTLRDASFPLLAPNSTFSDPKVEEAVRWVLGREKLQLSDLQVPGAERRLYFKHEERPLLSFPHKLVVGRTQADELNRDDIKVNIAFTLPPGAYATLVIKRLFHFDYAEDSAETIRASQRPKLAEAEAAAAHEPSSRRGPPRRDADGARASSRSAPGTETRRRSSGDRDTRAPAGNRDARGAGAPGRRRTGPREVELLEPASGRARTLAAKAPAPAKAAEPAAPLGFRERQRQRKDARSAARAETEAKRAAKAKPAKSRKK from the coding sequence GTGCGAATCAAACAAAAGCCCGAGGACTTCTCCGTCAAGGAGTCATACCGTTTCGACGAAGTCGACTCGGGACGTCACCGCGTCTACCTGATGGACAAGCAAAAGCTGTCCACGTTCGACGCCGTGACCCGGCTGCGGGATGCGTTCGGGCTCAAGCCCGGCGCCATCAGCTACTGCGGCCTCAAGGACAAGCAGGGCCGGACCGAGCAGATCATCGCGGTGGACGGCGCCGACGTGGACATGCAGGAGCCTGACCTGCGGCTGAAGTACCTGGGCCGCACGGACAAGCCGCTGTCCGCCGCCAACATCACCTCCAACCGCTTCTCCGTCACGGTGCGCGCGCTCCAGCCGGAGTCGCTGGGGCCCCTCAACGTGGCCGCCGCCGAGGTCAACCGCCTGGGCGTCATCAACTACTTCGACAGCCAGCGCTTCGGCTCGCTGAAGCACGGCCAGGGCTTCATCGCCAAGGACCTCATCCGGGGCGACTTCGAGGCCGCGCTGCACAACTACATGGCCAAGCCGTCCGAGCTGGACCGGACGGAGGACGCCAAGATCAAGGCCTTCTGGAAGGAGAACTGGGGCCGCTGGGACGCCCGCGTCCCCTACGAGGGCACGCGCAAGTACCACCGCGTCCTCAAGTCCCTGCGCGATCAGCCGGGTGACTACCTGCGCGCCTTCATGCAGATCGACGCGGACTACCGCGCGATGCTGATCTTCACGTACCAGAGCTTCCTCTGGAACGAGGGTGTGCGGCGCTACCTCCAGCTGATGCTGCCGCGCGAGCACCTCTTCCCCATGCGCTACCAGGCCGGCACGCTGCTGTTCCACCGCGACGCCAGCCCGGAGGTGCTCCGCACGCTGCGCGACGCCTCCTTCCCCCTGCTCGCGCCGAACTCGACGTTCAGCGACCCGAAGGTGGAGGAGGCCGTGCGCTGGGTGCTGGGCCGCGAGAAGCTCCAACTGTCGGACCTGCAAGTCCCCGGCGCCGAGCGCAGGCTCTACTTCAAGCACGAGGAGCGGCCCCTGCTGTCGTTCCCGCACAAGCTCGTCGTGGGCCGCACGCAGGCGGACGAGCTCAACCGCGACGACATCAAGGTCAACATCGCCTTCACCCTGCCGCCTGGCGCCTACGCCACCCTGGTCATCAAGCGGCTGTTCCACTTCGATTACGCCGAGGACAGCGCGGAGACCATCCGCGCCTCGCAGCGGCCGAAGCTGGCGGAGGCCGAAGCCGCCGCCGCGCACGAGCCCTCCAGCCGCCGGGGCCCGCCCCGCCGTGACGCGGACGGCGCGCGCGCCTCGAGCCGTAGCGCTCCGGGCACGGAGACCCGCCGCCGTTCGTCCGGAGACCGCGACACGCGCGCGCCCGCCGGCAACCGCGATGCCCGGGGCGCAGGCGCTCCGGGCCGCCGCCGCACCGGTCCGCGCGAGGTGGAGCTCCTGGAGCCCGCCTCGGGCCGCGCCCGCACCCTGGCCGCCAAGGCCCCCGCGCCCGCCAAGGCCGCGGAGCCCGCCGCGCCGCTGGGCTTCCGTGAGCGGCAGCGCCAGCGCAAGGACGCCCGCTCGGCCGCGCGCGCGGAGACCGAGGCCAAACGTGCAGCCAAGGCCAAGCCCGCGAAATCACGGAAGAAATAG
- a CDS encoding adenylate/guanylate cyclase domain-containing protein: protein MSQSPVPFAPKPGQIRGPRLTGRFADGTLGEFPLGPATSLGRHPSNTLRLVDREVSKEHAVIERVGKDFILKDLGSSNGTFVNGRRVKELKLRDGDEISLGASRLIFHSGEPVAPANAPTAPGVTVVAQSISMPAFLAQMDQVPQNFRPAEQVSDVEALRRDYEKLRIAHEFHRQVSLQGSQTGLFEQILKVAFQLLAADHGVILKVAADGEFIPSAVHHRSDKAVNVMLSDTVLKRVVETGKAVLTADAIIDERFSAAESIVAQGIRSAMAVPLKVNGKIQAVLFLDSRQQINAFSEKDLTILSGIASQASIALENAALAEQIRAEAVTRAELSRFLSKAVADAVIAGETEDLAQSRLAEVSCLFADIRGFTTISENDSPQEVVDMLNAFFTAMAGVVFRHEGNLDKFIGDCVMAVWGPPLSHPDDAARALRAALEMQDAVHELNRRRVAAGKQPIEVGIGVNTGQAVVGYMGSAERHEFTAIGDTVNTASRLCGMAKSGEVLASESTVRRAGAGFDVEGLPALQVKGKEKAVPTYRVHGLEYTTAASSSRRA, encoded by the coding sequence GTGAGCCAGTCCCCCGTCCCGTTCGCTCCCAAACCCGGGCAGATTCGCGGCCCCCGACTGACAGGGCGCTTCGCGGATGGCACGCTCGGAGAGTTTCCCCTGGGGCCGGCGACGTCCCTGGGCCGGCATCCGTCCAACACGTTGCGGCTGGTGGACCGGGAGGTTTCCAAGGAACACGCGGTCATCGAGCGCGTGGGCAAGGACTTCATCCTCAAGGACCTGGGCTCGTCCAACGGCACCTTCGTGAATGGCCGCCGGGTGAAGGAGCTCAAGCTGCGCGACGGGGACGAAATCTCCCTGGGCGCCTCGCGGCTCATCTTCCACAGCGGCGAGCCGGTGGCGCCGGCCAACGCGCCCACCGCGCCGGGCGTGACGGTGGTGGCGCAGTCCATCTCCATGCCGGCCTTCCTGGCGCAGATGGACCAGGTGCCGCAGAACTTCCGGCCCGCCGAACAGGTGTCGGACGTGGAGGCGCTGCGCCGCGACTACGAGAAGCTGCGCATCGCCCATGAGTTCCACCGCCAGGTGAGCCTGCAGGGCAGCCAGACGGGGCTCTTCGAGCAGATCCTCAAAGTGGCCTTCCAACTGCTGGCCGCGGACCACGGCGTCATCCTGAAGGTGGCCGCGGACGGCGAGTTCATCCCGTCGGCGGTGCACCACCGCTCCGACAAGGCCGTCAACGTCATGCTGTCCGACACCGTGCTCAAGCGCGTGGTGGAGACGGGCAAGGCGGTGCTGACGGCGGACGCCATCATCGACGAGCGCTTCTCCGCGGCGGAGAGCATCGTCGCACAGGGCATCCGGTCCGCCATGGCGGTGCCGCTGAAGGTGAACGGGAAGATTCAGGCGGTGCTCTTCCTGGACAGCCGGCAGCAGATCAACGCCTTCTCGGAGAAGGACCTGACCATCCTCTCCGGCATCGCCTCGCAGGCGAGCATCGCGCTGGAGAACGCGGCGCTGGCCGAGCAGATTCGCGCCGAGGCCGTGACGCGCGCGGAGCTCAGCCGCTTCCTGTCCAAGGCCGTCGCCGACGCGGTGATCGCCGGTGAGACGGAAGACCTGGCGCAGAGCCGGCTGGCGGAGGTGAGCTGCCTCTTCGCGGACATCCGCGGGTTCACCACCATCTCGGAGAACGATTCTCCGCAAGAGGTGGTAGACATGCTCAACGCATTCTTCACCGCCATGGCCGGGGTGGTGTTCCGCCACGAGGGGAACCTGGACAAGTTCATTGGGGACTGTGTCATGGCCGTCTGGGGGCCGCCGCTGTCGCACCCGGACGATGCCGCCCGCGCGCTTCGGGCTGCCTTGGAGATGCAGGACGCCGTGCATGAGCTGAACCGCCGCCGCGTGGCCGCGGGCAAGCAGCCCATCGAGGTCGGCATCGGGGTGAACACCGGGCAGGCCGTTGTCGGCTACATGGGCAGCGCCGAGCGCCACGAGTTCACCGCCATTGGCGACACGGTGAACACGGCCTCGCGCCTGTGTGGCATGGCGAAGAGCGGTGAGGTCCTGGCCTCCGAGTCTACGGTGCGCAGGGCGGGCGCCGGCTTCGACGTGGAGGGGCTGCCGGCCCTCCAGGTGAAGGGCAAGGAGAAGGCCGTGCCGACCTACCGCGTCCACGGGCTGGAGTACACCACCGCCGCTTCCTCCTCACGCCGCGCATGA
- a CDS encoding serine/threonine-protein kinase encodes MSPTTQACPNCGHLHDIRVYVSGQRVQCRCGIRFEARRGDVAAEVARNTMVPTGSGIQEQRPPANGTSGVVTVVPHAEPEPGIDISLSRAPEPVRSAPPGGVNGLPGVAAPGTSGVAMPSSNGASDASVDQTLVRSSAKTGSDTAHSELNAQENSTFVGAGKVDLPGLELLELLGRGGMGEVWLARQQSLGRTVAVKLLPPRLAKDPEFVTRFEKEATALAALNHPHIIQIIDRGVAGEHYYFVMEYVEGRSLREAMSAGLPPEKGIKLLLAVARAIECAHDKGIIHRDLKPENILLDGRGHVKVADFGLAGIRAPDSRLQLTATSVAMGTLNYMAPEQRRDAKNVDGRADLFSLGIILYEVLTGELPLGRFKLPSSKVPGLDPRVDPVVDRLLEQDPAARYEKASELCAALEAMISTSSAPGIPQSDLDGRMVPAAARSVRPGRQTALSRQLRSGWRRVRGGLSVVGGLALLGFAVRWFVGPVSLHLGDDQRVIIGTKGIQVKPGNRVLPPNTYGEVFSSLSFAAPAKAGGTSRLELGFNEGNEEVNVHSGQWRLVDGELQALQAGKETNGRRLIPRAYIAQRYFSSNDFTAEVLMDVARLGPEYAQEADAQHYGELAFRIKDLQVSAFAIPDVGMRLSWRYFMPDGREVVGNSAQDTEALVEDEMPLPAHGPYQVRLQMRRNSSGVLVEAFLNNERYARKLLVGLEDRVGKVALGCRNLSCSFDDLKVRGHLMPRPVRRVAASPE; translated from the coding sequence ATGAGTCCGACGACGCAGGCCTGCCCCAACTGCGGCCATCTACACGACATCCGCGTCTACGTGAGCGGCCAGCGTGTCCAGTGCCGCTGCGGCATCCGGTTCGAGGCCCGCCGGGGTGACGTGGCCGCCGAGGTGGCGCGCAACACGATGGTGCCCACGGGCAGCGGCATCCAGGAGCAGCGCCCTCCGGCCAATGGGACCTCCGGCGTGGTGACGGTGGTTCCTCACGCGGAGCCGGAGCCAGGCATCGACATCTCCCTTTCTCGCGCTCCGGAGCCCGTGCGCTCCGCGCCTCCCGGTGGCGTGAACGGGCTGCCAGGCGTGGCGGCGCCGGGGACCAGCGGTGTGGCCATGCCTTCCAGCAACGGCGCTTCGGACGCGTCAGTGGACCAGACGTTGGTGCGCTCGTCCGCGAAGACGGGCTCGGACACCGCGCACTCGGAGCTGAACGCGCAAGAGAACAGCACCTTCGTGGGCGCTGGCAAGGTGGACCTGCCGGGCTTGGAGCTGCTGGAGCTGCTCGGGCGCGGCGGCATGGGCGAGGTGTGGCTCGCGCGGCAGCAGTCGCTGGGGCGCACGGTGGCGGTGAAGCTGCTGCCGCCGCGGCTGGCGAAGGACCCGGAGTTCGTCACGCGCTTCGAGAAGGAAGCCACGGCGCTGGCGGCGCTCAACCACCCGCACATCATCCAGATCATCGACCGGGGCGTTGCGGGCGAGCACTACTACTTCGTCATGGAGTACGTGGAAGGCCGCTCGCTGCGCGAGGCGATGTCGGCCGGGCTCCCGCCGGAGAAGGGCATCAAGCTCCTCCTGGCGGTGGCGCGCGCCATCGAGTGCGCGCACGACAAGGGCATCATCCACCGCGACCTGAAGCCGGAGAACATCCTGCTGGACGGGCGGGGGCACGTGAAGGTGGCGGACTTCGGCCTCGCGGGCATCCGCGCGCCGGACTCGCGCCTGCAGCTCACCGCGACGTCGGTGGCCATGGGCACGCTGAACTACATGGCTCCCGAGCAGCGCCGCGACGCGAAGAACGTGGACGGGCGCGCGGACCTCTTCTCGCTGGGCATCATCCTCTACGAGGTGCTCACCGGGGAGCTTCCGCTGGGCCGCTTCAAGCTGCCCTCCTCGAAGGTGCCGGGGCTGGACCCGCGCGTGGACCCGGTGGTGGACCGCCTGTTGGAGCAGGACCCGGCCGCGCGCTACGAGAAGGCCAGCGAGCTGTGCGCCGCGCTGGAGGCGATGATTTCCACCAGCTCCGCGCCGGGCATCCCGCAGAGCGACCTGGACGGCCGCATGGTGCCCGCGGCCGCGCGGTCGGTACGGCCGGGGCGGCAGACCGCGCTGTCGCGTCAGCTCCGTTCGGGCTGGCGGCGCGTGCGCGGTGGCCTGTCGGTGGTGGGCGGGCTGGCGCTGCTGGGCTTCGCGGTCCGGTGGTTCGTGGGGCCGGTGAGCCTCCACCTGGGCGACGACCAGCGCGTCATCATCGGCACGAAGGGTATCCAGGTGAAGCCCGGCAACCGGGTGCTGCCGCCGAACACCTACGGCGAGGTCTTCTCATCGCTTTCCTTCGCGGCGCCCGCCAAGGCCGGGGGCACTTCGCGCCTGGAGCTGGGCTTCAACGAGGGCAACGAGGAGGTCAACGTCCATAGTGGCCAATGGCGGCTGGTGGATGGGGAGCTCCAGGCCTTGCAGGCGGGCAAGGAGACCAATGGGCGGCGGTTGATTCCGCGCGCGTACATCGCGCAGCGCTACTTCTCGTCCAACGATTTCACGGCCGAAGTGCTGATGGACGTGGCGCGGCTGGGACCGGAGTACGCGCAGGAAGCGGATGCGCAGCACTACGGCGAGCTGGCGTTCCGCATCAAGGACTTGCAGGTCTCCGCGTTCGCCATTCCGGACGTGGGCATGCGGCTGTCGTGGCGCTACTTCATGCCGGACGGGCGCGAGGTGGTGGGGAACAGCGCGCAGGACACGGAGGCGCTCGTCGAGGACGAGATGCCGCTGCCGGCCCACGGCCCCTACCAGGTGCGGCTGCAGATGCGCCGGAACAGCTCGGGCGTGCTGGTGGAGGCGTTCCTCAACAACGAGCGCTACGCCCGCAAGCTGCTGGTGGGCCTGGAGGACCGCGTGGGCAAGGTGGCCCTGGGCTGCCGCAACCTGTCCTGCTCGTTCGATGACTTGAAGGTCCGGGGGCACCTGATGCCCCGGCCCGTCCGCCGCGTCGCCGCCAGCCCCGAGTAG
- a CDS encoding RNA polymerase sigma factor — protein MAEEAPPLPWKADVQAARRGDPSAFEALVRSVQRPVYGLALRLLQSEAEAAEVAQEALLRAYQNLHRYDDARPFDLWVLAITRNLCLDLLRRRTKVRTEELEPMKEVLPSGEASQEEGAIAREERQSLEEAMATLSVEDREVLALYYVQKRTTKEIAQIMGCAPGTIMARLFRAREKLRKKMTAEEAPR, from the coding sequence ATGGCTGAGGAAGCTCCTCCGCTTCCCTGGAAAGCGGACGTGCAGGCCGCCCGCCGGGGTGACCCGTCCGCTTTCGAGGCCTTGGTTCGCAGCGTGCAGCGCCCTGTCTACGGCCTGGCGCTGCGGCTGCTCCAGAGCGAGGCCGAGGCCGCGGAGGTGGCGCAGGAAGCGCTGCTTCGCGCCTACCAGAACCTCCACCGCTACGACGACGCGCGCCCGTTCGACCTGTGGGTGCTCGCCATCACCCGCAACCTCTGCCTGGACCTGCTCCGCCGCCGCACCAAGGTGCGCACCGAGGAGCTGGAGCCCATGAAGGAGGTGCTCCCCAGCGGCGAGGCGTCGCAGGAGGAAGGCGCCATCGCCCGCGAGGAGCGGCAGTCGCTGGAGGAGGCCATGGCCACCCTGTCCGTCGAGGACCGGGAGGTGCTCGCCCTCTATTACGTCCAGAAGCGCACGACGAAGGAGATCGCCCAGATCATGGGCTGTGCGCCTGGCACCATCATGGCCCGGCTCTTCCGGGCCCGTGAGAAGCTGCGCAAGAAGATGACGGCCGAGGAGGCTCCACGATGA
- a CDS encoding transcription termination/antitermination NusG family protein, which translates to MPGPRCAENDWVALLVRVNHEKVAAAQLGKHGYEFFLPTYTPPKSSGVKAKLPLFPGYLFCRYQPLNPYRIVRAPGVIRLLGGDAGPEAVPAQELEAIRRVADSGVSSNPCDYLRVGQRVRIIEGPLTGLEGSLVTSKSQLRFIVSVGLLQRSVSVEVSAEQLEPITD; encoded by the coding sequence ATGCCTGGGCCGCGGTGTGCTGAGAACGATTGGGTTGCATTGCTCGTCCGCGTCAATCACGAGAAAGTGGCTGCCGCTCAGTTGGGGAAACACGGCTACGAGTTCTTCCTGCCGACGTACACGCCTCCCAAGTCCTCGGGTGTGAAGGCGAAGCTTCCGCTCTTCCCCGGGTACCTTTTCTGTCGTTACCAGCCGCTCAATCCGTACCGCATCGTCCGGGCGCCCGGGGTCATCCGGCTGCTCGGAGGTGACGCGGGGCCGGAAGCCGTGCCCGCACAGGAATTGGAGGCCATCCGCCGGGTCGCGGATTCGGGTGTCTCTTCCAATCCCTGTGACTATCTGCGGGTGGGGCAGCGCGTGCGCATCATCGAAGGGCCCCTGACAGGTCTGGAAGGAAGTCTGGTGACGAGCAAGAGCCAACTCCGGTTCATTGTCTCCGTGGGGCTGCTACAGCGCTCGGTGTCCGTGGAGGTGAGCGCCGAGCAACTGGAACCGATCACCGACTGA
- a CDS encoding 2Fe-2S iron-sulfur cluster-binding protein, whose translation MRRLPDVPPRGRAITVDLEGESLPAIEGEPVACSLIAAGEPMLARSIKYHRPRGPYCFAGACSHCLMRVDGVPNVYACRTPARDGMKLERQNAYPSAKVDIFESIDWFFPKGMDHHEMFAGVPVAEQVMAKVARQLAGLGLLPKTPAPATAPARTVRTRVAVVGGGAAGLAAARVLTERDVGFLLIERDDALGGRLANGAPEAGGPSLDDIHRISPSSVLTRATALGLYDDEAGRFLAVGTWEADAPRLVKVYSERFLLTPGGHPPTLPFENNDLPGVYAGRAASLLLRRYDVAPETAALVGWGAELHALANLLQERGTKVVAVVDLRDTPPAGTHATAVRGSEPKAHGLRGVSAFSYTREGGGREKVSCDAVLVSVPVSPSFELARQGGAKVPFDEKRGLFVVETDADGRTQAPDVYAAGDVTGGGTAKDAAAAGRRAAQALVGGLS comes from the coding sequence ATGCGACGCCTTCCCGACGTACCGCCGCGCGGCCGGGCCATCACCGTGGACCTCGAGGGCGAGAGCCTCCCCGCCATCGAAGGTGAGCCGGTGGCGTGCTCGCTGATTGCCGCGGGTGAGCCCATGCTCGCCCGCTCCATCAAGTACCACCGGCCGCGAGGCCCCTACTGCTTCGCCGGGGCCTGCTCGCATTGCCTGATGCGGGTGGACGGCGTGCCCAATGTCTACGCGTGCCGCACGCCCGCGCGGGACGGCATGAAGCTGGAGCGGCAGAACGCCTATCCCTCCGCGAAGGTGGACATCTTCGAGAGCATCGACTGGTTCTTCCCCAAGGGCATGGACCACCACGAGATGTTCGCCGGCGTCCCGGTGGCTGAGCAGGTGATGGCCAAGGTGGCGCGGCAGCTCGCGGGGCTGGGCCTGCTGCCCAAGACGCCCGCACCCGCGACGGCGCCCGCGCGCACGGTGCGCACCCGCGTGGCCGTGGTGGGCGGCGGCGCGGCAGGACTGGCGGCGGCGCGCGTGTTGACCGAGCGGGACGTGGGCTTCCTCCTCATCGAGCGGGACGACGCGCTCGGCGGCCGGCTCGCGAACGGCGCGCCGGAAGCCGGCGGCCCCAGCCTGGACGACATCCACCGCATCTCCCCCAGCAGCGTGCTCACGCGGGCCACCGCGCTGGGCCTGTATGACGACGAGGCGGGGCGCTTCCTCGCGGTGGGCACCTGGGAGGCGGACGCGCCACGTCTGGTGAAGGTGTACTCGGAGCGCTTCCTGCTCACGCCCGGCGGCCATCCGCCCACGCTCCCCTTCGAGAACAATGACTTGCCCGGCGTCTACGCGGGACGCGCGGCCAGCCTGCTGCTGCGCCGCTACGACGTGGCGCCGGAGACAGCGGCGCTGGTGGGCTGGGGCGCGGAGTTGCACGCGCTGGCGAACCTGCTCCAGGAGCGCGGCACGAAGGTGGTGGCGGTGGTGGACCTGCGGGACACGCCGCCGGCGGGCACCCATGCCACGGCGGTGCGAGGCAGCGAGCCCAAGGCCCATGGCCTGCGCGGCGTGAGCGCCTTCAGCTACACGCGCGAGGGCGGCGGACGCGAAAAGGTGTCGTGTGACGCGGTGCTGGTGTCCGTCCCCGTCAGCCCCAGCTTCGAGCTGGCGCGGCAGGGCGGCGCGAAGGTGCCGTTCGACGAGAAGCGCGGGCTCTTCGTGGTGGAGACGGACGCGGACGGGCGCACCCAGGCGCCGGACGTGTACGCCGCGGGTGACGTCACGGGCGGAGGCACCGCGAAGGACGCGGCGGCGGCCGGACGGCGCGCGGCCCAGGCGCTGGTGGGAGGGCTGTCATGA